In one Grus americana isolate bGruAme1 chromosome 1, bGruAme1.mat, whole genome shotgun sequence genomic region, the following are encoded:
- the DONSON gene encoding protein downstream neighbor of Son isoform X1, which produces MAASAVPGYSPGFKKPPAMLRLKRKRLRSSEPPASAAPPPCGAAPRAPSAPARRNPFSSLDNAPRASGTPQPRVRDRRPPADASPSAAPFWQLLEPVYEGKPARRAEPSERTDIPALTDDLHLPVAVPEVPSSPRHEFPADWSLKTRLLFMSSHPFTWAEHLKAQEEAQGFAQHCRATETNLPQSVQEPKLSTELRCAFQQSLVYWLHPSLPWLQLFPRIGADRKIAGKASPWSQDEALQQVLMSDWSVSFTSLYNLLKAKLCPYFYVCTYQFTVLFRAAGLAGSDVITAVISPTTRGLREAMRNEGIEFSLPLVEENRTRKQKSSEVSLETEVANSLEAGNSMENGEELVPSDDDDESFSWLEEMGVQDKVKKPDAISIKLRKEKHEVRMDHKPESLALVKGTNTFTLLNFLINCKSLVAVAGPQAGLPPTLLSPVAFRGGTMQTLKARSINAKARVHLAYEDIFSLEIVGPVMPHSLHSLTMLLRVAQRGAFSAALHTHEPTAVFNTNLDNASPASNKEPTGKDIPSCGLHPEAWDQLTQCPTLGKSAIRFLEMKDYAYTWKS; this is translated from the exons ATGGCTGCCTCCGCCGTGCCCGGCTACTCGCCCGGCTTCAAAAAGCCGCCGGCAATGCTGCGGCTGAAGCGCAAACGGCTGCGGAGCAGTGAGCCCCCCGCCTCCGCCGCTCCTCCGCCCTGCGGAGCAGCCCCGCGGGCCCCCtccgcgcccgcccgccgcaACCCCTTCTCCAGCCTGGACAACGCGCCGCGGGCGAGCGGCACCCCCCAGCCGCGGGTGCGGGACCGGCGGCCACCGGCGGACGCGTCCCCCTCGGCAGCGCCCTTCTGGCAG CTTTTAGAGCCTGTTTATGAAGGGAAGCcggccaggagagcagagccctCTGAAAGAACTGACATCCCTGCCCTAACCGAT GACCTTCATTTACCTGTTGCTGTACCCGAAGTTCCCTCCTCACCAAGACATGAATTTCCTGCAGACTGGAGTCTTAAAACACGACTTTTATTTATGTCTTCCCATCCTTTTACCTGGGCAGAACATTTAAAAGCACAAGAGGAAGCCCAAGGATTTGCTCAGCATTGCAGAGCTACAGAAACAAACTTGCCACAGAGCGTACAG GAACCAAAACTGTCCACAGAACTGCGTTGTGCCTTTCAGCAAAGCCTTGTTTACTGGCTTCACCCTTCACTGCCATGGCTGCAGCTGTTCCCTCGGATTGGAGCAGATAGAAAAATAGCTGGAAAGGCTAGTCCTTGGTCACAGGATGAAGCCTTGCAACAAGTGCTAATGAGCGACTG GTCTGTCAGCTTTACTTCTCTGTACAATCTGCTGAAAGCCAAGCTGTGTCCCTACTTCTATGTGTGTACCTACCAGTTCACTGTCCTGTTCCGTGCGGCTGGTCTTGCGGGAAGTGACGTTATCACAGCCGTAATTTCTCCCACAACTAGAGGGTTAAGGGAAGCCATGAGAAATGAAG GCATAGAGTTTTCTTTACCTTTGGTAGAAGAAAATAGaaccagaaaacagaaaagctctgAAGTGAGTTTGGAAACTGAAGTTGCTAACAGCCTCGAAGCGGGCAACAGCATGGAAAATGGCGA GGAACTAGTTCCaagtgatgatgatgatgaaagtTTCTCTTGGCTTGAGGAGATGGGAGTCCAAGACAAGGTTAAGAAACCAGATGCTATTTCTATTAAACT TCGTAAGGAGAAGCATGAGGTGCGGATGGATCACAAGCCTGAATCCCTTGCGTTAGTGAAAGGAACAAACACATTCACCTTGCTGAACTTCCTGATAAACTGCAAGAGCCTGGTGGCTGTTGCAGGCCCACAGGCAGGGCTTCCACCAACTTTGTTGTCCCCTGTTGCTTTCCGAGGCGGAACAATGCAAACACTCAAA GCTCGAAGCATAAATGCCAAAGCCAGGGTTCACTTGGCCTACGAGGATATATTCAGCTTGGAGATCGTAGGCCCAGTCATGCCTCACTCCCTGCATTCGCTGACCATGCTGCTCAGGGTGGCGCAGAGGGGAGCCTTCTCTGCTGCGTTACATACACACGAGCCAACTGCGGTGTTTAACACTAACCTTGACAACGCGAGCCCTGCCTCAAATAAG GAACCCACAGGCAAAGACATTCCTAGCTGTGGACTGCATCCCGAGGCCTGGGACCAACTGACTCAGTGTCCAACACTGGGAAAATCTGCCATCCGATTTCTGGAAATGAAGGATTATGCTTATACCTGGAAGTCCTAG
- the DONSON gene encoding protein downstream neighbor of Son isoform X2 yields MAASAVPGYSPGFKKPPAMLRLKRKRLRSSEPPASAAPPPCGAAPRAPSAPARRNPFSSLDNAPRASGTPQPRVRDRRPPADASPSAAPFWQLLEPVYEGKPARRAEPSERTDIPALTDDLHLPVAVPEVPSSPRHEFPADWSLKTRLLFMSSHPFTWAEHLKAQEEAQGFAQHCRATETNLPQSVQQSLVYWLHPSLPWLQLFPRIGADRKIAGKASPWSQDEALQQVLMSDWSVSFTSLYNLLKAKLCPYFYVCTYQFTVLFRAAGLAGSDVITAVISPTTRGLREAMRNEGIEFSLPLVEENRTRKQKSSEVSLETEVANSLEAGNSMENGEELVPSDDDDESFSWLEEMGVQDKVKKPDAISIKLRKEKHEVRMDHKPESLALVKGTNTFTLLNFLINCKSLVAVAGPQAGLPPTLLSPVAFRGGTMQTLKARSINAKARVHLAYEDIFSLEIVGPVMPHSLHSLTMLLRVAQRGAFSAALHTHEPTAVFNTNLDNASPASNKEPTGKDIPSCGLHPEAWDQLTQCPTLGKSAIRFLEMKDYAYTWKS; encoded by the exons ATGGCTGCCTCCGCCGTGCCCGGCTACTCGCCCGGCTTCAAAAAGCCGCCGGCAATGCTGCGGCTGAAGCGCAAACGGCTGCGGAGCAGTGAGCCCCCCGCCTCCGCCGCTCCTCCGCCCTGCGGAGCAGCCCCGCGGGCCCCCtccgcgcccgcccgccgcaACCCCTTCTCCAGCCTGGACAACGCGCCGCGGGCGAGCGGCACCCCCCAGCCGCGGGTGCGGGACCGGCGGCCACCGGCGGACGCGTCCCCCTCGGCAGCGCCCTTCTGGCAG CTTTTAGAGCCTGTTTATGAAGGGAAGCcggccaggagagcagagccctCTGAAAGAACTGACATCCCTGCCCTAACCGAT GACCTTCATTTACCTGTTGCTGTACCCGAAGTTCCCTCCTCACCAAGACATGAATTTCCTGCAGACTGGAGTCTTAAAACACGACTTTTATTTATGTCTTCCCATCCTTTTACCTGGGCAGAACATTTAAAAGCACAAGAGGAAGCCCAAGGATTTGCTCAGCATTGCAGAGCTACAGAAACAAACTTGCCACAGAGCGTACAG CAAAGCCTTGTTTACTGGCTTCACCCTTCACTGCCATGGCTGCAGCTGTTCCCTCGGATTGGAGCAGATAGAAAAATAGCTGGAAAGGCTAGTCCTTGGTCACAGGATGAAGCCTTGCAACAAGTGCTAATGAGCGACTG GTCTGTCAGCTTTACTTCTCTGTACAATCTGCTGAAAGCCAAGCTGTGTCCCTACTTCTATGTGTGTACCTACCAGTTCACTGTCCTGTTCCGTGCGGCTGGTCTTGCGGGAAGTGACGTTATCACAGCCGTAATTTCTCCCACAACTAGAGGGTTAAGGGAAGCCATGAGAAATGAAG GCATAGAGTTTTCTTTACCTTTGGTAGAAGAAAATAGaaccagaaaacagaaaagctctgAAGTGAGTTTGGAAACTGAAGTTGCTAACAGCCTCGAAGCGGGCAACAGCATGGAAAATGGCGA GGAACTAGTTCCaagtgatgatgatgatgaaagtTTCTCTTGGCTTGAGGAGATGGGAGTCCAAGACAAGGTTAAGAAACCAGATGCTATTTCTATTAAACT TCGTAAGGAGAAGCATGAGGTGCGGATGGATCACAAGCCTGAATCCCTTGCGTTAGTGAAAGGAACAAACACATTCACCTTGCTGAACTTCCTGATAAACTGCAAGAGCCTGGTGGCTGTTGCAGGCCCACAGGCAGGGCTTCCACCAACTTTGTTGTCCCCTGTTGCTTTCCGAGGCGGAACAATGCAAACACTCAAA GCTCGAAGCATAAATGCCAAAGCCAGGGTTCACTTGGCCTACGAGGATATATTCAGCTTGGAGATCGTAGGCCCAGTCATGCCTCACTCCCTGCATTCGCTGACCATGCTGCTCAGGGTGGCGCAGAGGGGAGCCTTCTCTGCTGCGTTACATACACACGAGCCAACTGCGGTGTTTAACACTAACCTTGACAACGCGAGCCCTGCCTCAAATAAG GAACCCACAGGCAAAGACATTCCTAGCTGTGGACTGCATCCCGAGGCCTGGGACCAACTGACTCAGTGTCCAACACTGGGAAAATCTGCCATCCGATTTCTGGAAATGAAGGATTATGCTTATACCTGGAAGTCCTAG